The window ATTTCCAGGAGTGCGAATCGGGTGCGAACGACAAGCCGCATATAGGTCACCGCCAGGAGTATGGAAACGGCCGAGCTGATGAAAAATGCAGTGTGGATCGAAATGTGATCTACCAGATAAGCCAGGAGGAGATGGAAACTGAAAAATGCGGCTGCCAGGAAGAAATAGTTCATCGGGTGAATTTCGATTTTTCGAAGCGTTGTAAAAATGAACAGCAGAAAGAAAAACAGAAAAAGGGAAATCGGCGCGGAGAAAGTTACCTTGCTGACCCAGGGTCCTGGATTAAGCTTGTTAGGCATCACCATGCCGATTTTAACGCCGGTAAGAAGATTGGAATACTGCCACTTTAGTTCCCATCCGTCCCTGGTCTGGATCCGTGAGGTCGGAGAAATACTATTCTGGGGAAAGTCTATCTTTTTGAAATCGGTCTTCATGCTGAGCAGGAAATCCCTCACCTGACTTACGTTCTCGCCAAATTCGTACCCCCACTCACTCATTCCCTGTGATTTGTAGGCTATCTCTACAGTCTCCCTTTGTCCAGGGTCAAGCTTAAGAAGTTGCTGTAGCGAGCCGGAGGATGGTTCGATGTTCTGAAGCTCTTTGCCAGCGATGGCAAAGCGAAAATTATCATAGACTGCTCCGGCGGTGGGAAAGGTGAAACTTATGAACATTTCACGTGGTTCCGGGGTGTCGTTGGAGACGACATAATGCGCAGAAAAGTCCACGGCATAAGTCGGATACCACAACAGTCCCTTTTTGCGATGCTCCAGAAACAACGAAACATCGATCTGGCTGGACTTGAGCGGGACATAATTGGTGATAGTCTGGGACTGAATCTCGCTGACCGTCTTGCCCGACTCTACGCGTTGGGTTTCACTCTTGCTTATGGTCTCATAGTAAACAGATGGTGCCTTTTGGACCTGCACAGTTCCCCAGAGCTGTCCAACTGCATTCCTGAGCCTATTATCC is drawn from Candidatus Zixiibacteriota bacterium and contains these coding sequences:
- a CDS encoding inner membrane CreD family protein codes for the protein MIRRLAAIILIFACTAGAWVILGGTVLLRTDNQDNRLRNAVGQLWGTVQVQKAPSVYYETISKSETQRVESGKTVSEIQSQTITNYVPLKSSQIDVSLFLEHRKKGLLWYPTYAVDFSAHYVVSNDTPEPREMFISFTFPTAGAVYDNFRFAIAGKELQNIEPSSGSLQQLLKLDPGQRETVEIAYKSQGMSEWGYEFGENVSQVRDFLLSMKTDFKKIDFPQNSISPTSRIQTRDGWELKWQYSNLLTGVKIGMVMPNKLNPGPWVSKVTFSAPISLFLFFFLLFIFTTLRKIEIHPMNYFFLAAAFFSFHLLLAYLVDHISIHTAFFISSAVSILLAVTYMRLVVRTRFALLEIGVTQLVYQVFFSYTFFFEGFTGLVITILCILTLFVVMQMTGKVNWGEVFQKKKSP